A genomic segment from Salvelinus alpinus chromosome 8, SLU_Salpinus.1, whole genome shotgun sequence encodes:
- the LOC139583567 gene encoding extended synaptotagmin-2-A-like isoform X4, translating to MRVQQGAKVNFPDVERVEWLNKTVRQMWPYICQFIEKLFRETIEPAVKGANSHLGTFGFSKINMGDKPLRINGVKVYTENVDKRQIIMDLQISFVGNTEIDVDIKRYYCKAGIKSIQLHGVLRVVMEPLLGDMPLIGALSLFFLKKPLLDINWTGLTNILDIPGLNGLSDSLIQDVIYSYLVLPNRITIPLVGDVELAQLRFPMPKGVLRIHFLEAQDLEGKDKFLGGLIKGKSDPYGVLHIGNQLFQSKTVKESLHPKWNEVYEALVYEHSGQHLEIELFDEDPDKDDFLGSLMIDMKELHKEQKVDEWFDLEEVSTGKLHMKLEWLSLLSAPDKMDQVLRSVRADRNLANDGLSSALLVVYLDSAKNLPSNLFNFNHDVLKQASVFKSLKSGKKTSSEPSPCVHFTVGNKSFESKIRHKTNEPMWEEAFSFLVHNPRRQELEVEVKDDKHKCTLGNLTVPLSGLLVEEDMMFTQQFSLRNSGPSSTLKLKLALRVLFLEKQTSASDQPSSVQVRKASVVNPTVPSQRLSTSESPLPPDTNPPTPPMEAATYTLNRREEQREESYGGSPIRSTSNLNTTISSSQKHLPHKDSISSLASDISLPFATLELQQRLRQLQNGSAPSPYPMGEIQLTVRHSSQRNKLIVVVHACRNLIAFAKDGSDPFIRIYLLPDKSRTGRRKTSTIKKTLNPVYDQTFEFSVSMVELHRRTLDIAVKNGGSILSKHRGLLGKVMVDLSGEDISKGCTQWYDLTEDGSRKTVQA from the exons atgcgagtgcagcaaggagccaag GTCAACTTCCCAGATGTGGAAAGAGTAGAGTGGCTGAACAAG ACTGTGAGACAGATGTGGCCGTATATTTGCCAGTTCATAGAGAAGCTGTTCCGCGAGACTATCGAGCCGGCCGTGAAGGGAGCCAACTCCCACCTCGGCACGTTCGGCTTCAGCAAGATCAACATGGGGGACAAG CCTTTAAGGATCAACGGGGTCAAGGTTTACACAGAGAATGTGGACAAGCGTCAGATCATCATGGACCTACAGATCAG TTTTGTTGGAAATACTGAAATTGATGTGGACATCAAAAGATACTACTGCAAAGCTGGTATTAAGAGCATACAG CTCCATGGAGTGTTGAGAGTAGTCATGGAGCCGTTGCTAGGTGACATGCCCCTGATAGGAGCCTTGTCCCTGTTCTTTCTGAAGAAACCT CTTTTGGACATCAACTGGACAGGCCTCACCAATATACTAGACATTCCTGGGCTCAA TGGCTTGTCTGACAGTCTTATTCAGGACGTGATCTACAGCTACCTGGTGCTGCCCAACCGTATCACTATCCCACTGGTGGGGGATGTAGAACTTGCTCAGCTACGTTTCCCTATGCCAAAG GGAGTCCTGAGGATTCACTTCCTGGAGGCTCAGGACCTGGAAGGGAAGGATAAATTCCTGGGTGGCCTGATCAAGGGGAAGTCTGACCCCTATGGCGTCCTCCATATTGGAAACCAGCTCTTCCAGAGCAAGACCGTCAAAGAGAGCCTGCACCCCAAATGGAACGAAGTTTACGAG GCACTGGTATATGAGCACTCAGGCCAACACCTGGAGATTGAGTTGTTTGATGAGGACCCAGACAAAGATGATTTCCTGGGGAG CCTGATGATCGATATGAAAGAGCTTCACAAAGAGCAGAAGGTAGATGAG TGGTTTGACCTGGAAGAAGTCTCCACGGGGAAACTACACATGAAACTGGAGtggctctctctgctctccgccCCTGACAAGATGGACCAG GTATTAAGGAGTGTGCGAGCTGACCGAAACCTGGCCAATGATGGACTCTCGTCTGCTCTGCTGGTGGTGTACTTGGACTCAGCCAAGAACTTGCCG AGCAACCTGTTTAATTTCAACCATGACGTGTTGAAGCAAGCCTCTGTCTTTAAGTCCCTGAAG TCCGGCAAGAAAACGAGCAGTGAACCAAGTCCTTGCGTTCATTTCACAGTTGGGAACAAATCATTTGAGAGTAAG ATCCGCCATAAGACCAATGAGCCCATGTGGGAGGAAGCTTTCTCCTTCCTCGTCCATAACCCCAGGAGGCAGGAGCTGGAAGTGGAG GTGAAGGACGACAAGCACAAGTGCACCCTGGGTAATCTTACAGTCCCTTTGAGTGGTCTATTGGTGGAAGAGGACATGATGTTCACTCAGCAATTTTCCCTGAGGAACTCTGGACCCAGCTCCACACTCAAACTGAAGTTGGCACTCAGG GTTCTGTTTCTGGAGAAGCAGACGAGTGCGTCGGACCAGCCCTCCTCTGTCCAAGTGAGGAAAGCCAGCGTGGTCAACCCCACCGTCCCCTCCCAGAGACTCTCCACATCGGAGTCACCTCTTCCCCCAGACACCAACCCCCCAACACCACCAATGGAGGCCGCCACCTACACCCTCAAccgcagagaggagcagagggaggagTCGTACGGCGGCAGCCCCATCAGGAGCACCTCCAACCTGAACACCACCATATCCAGCTCCCAGAAACACCTGCCCCACAAGGACTCCATTTCCAGCCTGGCTTCGGACATTTCCCTGCCCTTCGCCACCCTAGAGCTGCAGCAGAGGCTCAGGCAGCTGCAGAA TGGGTCTGCCCCTAGTCCATACCCCATGGGGGAGATTCAACTGACTGTCCGCCACAGCTCCCAGAGGAACAAGCTCATCGTGGTGGTGCATGCCTGTCG aaaccTCATTGCGTTCGCTAAGGATGGATCAGATCCTTTCATTCGGATTTATCTGCTCCCTGACAAGAGCCGGACAGGCCGTAGGAAGACCAGCACCATAAAGAAAACCCTGAACCCTGTGTATGATCAAAC GTTTGAGTTTAGTGTGTCCATGGTGGAGCTGCACAGGAGAACTCTGGACATCGCTGTGAAGAATGGAGGAAGTATACTGTCCAAACACAGAGGACTCCTCGGGAAG GTGATGGTGGATTTGAGTGGTGAGGATATATCCAAGGGCTGTACGCAATG GTATGACCTCACTGAAGATGGCAGCCGCAAAACGGTCCAGGCATAG